From the Paenibacillus tianjinensis genome, the window CTGTTCGAATCTGCTCTGCCGCCCGTTTATTCTGTTGATCCAGCGGGTCCAGTGAAATATTGCCGGTAATAATGATCAGCCCTTGATAATAGTAAATTTGTTTCTGGAATATATTCATCACGGCTCTGAGCGGTACAAAGGTCCGCCCATTTCGGATCTCAACCTTCGGAATGAAGGTCTTCTGATTATGATATTGCACGGTGGCTTCCAGCTTCTTGGCATTGACGCTAATTGAAGCACCGAACTTTGCGGCAATAAATTTCAGGGGAACCATCGTTGTACCTTCCCTGAGGTAGGGCACCACACTCGAATTAGCAGGATCAATCGCAGACTTATTGCCTTTAACCAGCACAACAGAATGTCCGATCTCCAGTACTACAGCATCCTGCAGAATATCATCCACTAAGTCATTCACGGCCGGCTGCCCGATACTCTGGCACGAACTTCCCTTATAAAGGACCATATAGTCGGTAATGATATCTATCGCTTCTTGTCGCATATCCTTGGTCAGCTTCGTATCGTTAAGCACCTGCTCCGTTATGACCCAGCTGCAGTCCATATTCTGCTGCGATTCCGCCAAGGCTTGGATCAAGGCAACCGTCAGGCTGTCCGGCAATGCCTTCTGCGCTGCGGTAATCCAGGTGATATCCGGGTCCAGATAATGGTCCAGCACCTTAAGGTAGCCGATAACAAATATCTCTGGCGCACTAAGCTTAGACTTGTCTAATGCCGCGGTTGATTTGCCGTATACCAGCTGCGCATATTCCTCCGCATGCTCTTTATCCGACCAGCTAATATCGGCATACAGAGCATTCATTACAGCTGCTTTCTCATCCAGCGGATGGTTAGGGGATGCCAAAAACTCTGCTACAGTGCGGCTTAACCCGTTTTTCTGGGCGCCGGCTACGATATCCACATCCAGATAGGCCTTATAAATGGCAGTTGATGTAACGGGAGAATCCGCGTGAACAAGCGGAGTCCCCTTTCCCAGAAACAGGCCTGACATGATCAATGATACCGCGATGACCAGTTTGCTAAGACGGGAGTTCAACAGTGTGTTCATATACATTCCTCCTTATGCTATATTTAGCTGACGTGGTACAAAGATGTGCTTTTATAAAGGGGGTTTAAGCATGAGTGAAGAAATTCTAACTACCTTTGATGATCATGGCAATGTTACCGGTGCTGCCTCCCGCGATGAGGTGCACCGTCTGGGGCTGTGGCATGAGACCTTTCACTGCTGGTTTGTCGGCCAGGGTCCTGAGGGCTTATCCGTTTACCTACAGCTGCGCAGTGAGCAGAAGCGGGACTATGCGGGGCTGCTGGATATTACCGCAGCCGGACATTTGCTGGCCCATGAGGTTCCGGAGGACGGTATACGCGAAGTACAGGAAGAGCTGGGTATTCTGGTGACTTATCTGGAGCTGATTCCGCTCGGGATCATTCCATATACGATGGATAAGGAAGGTTTCCTCGACCGTGAACGGGCCCATGTGTTCTTGCACAAGAACACTCTGCCTTTGGAAGCCTTCAGCCTGCAGCAAGAGGAAGTAGCCGGAATCGTGATCGCCAGCTTTGCAGACTTCTGCAAGCTCTGGGGAGGCGAAGCGGCGTCCATCCGTATTCGCGGCTATCGGATGGACGGGCACACACGGAACCCTATCGACGAGCTGGCCGATATCAGCCGCTTTGTCCCCCATGAGGCAAGCTACTATTTGCAGATCATTGCAGGTATTTCCGCCACTTTTGCTTAATTATACCAAATTACGTACTGGATGATGGAGATTTCAATGACCAAAACGCCTGATCTCGGCCACATTGGTCCCGCTCTTCCAGCACAGCGTGAACAGCAAGCAGCTGCCAAAAGTATTATCCGCACAGGCGGCAACCCTCCATCTGTTCTTCTCCATCTCGCTGCTTGGCATGGCCTGGGCGGCGGAAACCTTCGGCATTGTGAAGCTGTATGTCTTTGCCGCCTGCCTGACCTGCTCGGCCGTTGTCGTCGGGATTATATATGCTAAATCTCTGCGGAACGTCGAAGAGAGTTCCTCCAGAAATGAACAGACTCATTAATCGGGCTTCAGGAGAATCATCCGCTCCAAATGACAAAAAGGGCTATTGCTATCTGAAGCAATGGCCCTTTTTATGGATGAAGTTAAATCAGTGCGTTGAAATGGCCCTCCGAGTCCACTGTAGCCGTCCGGGGATCGGATAGACCGATGCCCTTAAAGCCCCCCTTACCTAAAGTCTTCCAGATTGGGGGCTGATCCTGCAGGGAAGCGGATACCACATCAACTGATGTGCTGCTCCCAATTTTTCTCGTGAGCTGGGCCTCTAACAGCCGGATTTGCCGCTGAAGCTGCTCCCGGCGGTTAATTGTCTGTACCTCATCGCTCTGCGCCGCATTCACCTTGTCCAGCTCCATCATCAGCCGGTCGCGTTGCTTCTCCAGGGAACTGACATCACTCTGAGTACCGCCATAGGCGGCAATGGCCTGCACCGAGCTGATTCCGGATAATGCTTGTGATATCATAATCTCCCCTCCATTTCCATGACTTCTATTAATCCCTATTACCCGGCTATGCCCGCCATGACAACATCCCAGCCGTTTCCCGGCGATAATCCTCACATAAAATATCGTTTTCCCCGTTCATAAGATGCATGAACCGCACCGAAAATTATGCTACCATAACATTTATAACAAGCCACAATATTTGAGGTGATCGGAATGTTAGAACGTTCCATGGAGAATGTAATGGAATCTGTGAAGGGAAGGAGTGATGTGTAAAACAAAAAAGAAATGAGGACGATGATAATGAATACAACCCATACGATTAAAAGCGATGGATTTGAACTGAATTATTGTGTTAAAGGAATTGGAAAGCCGGTTTTGGTGATAGGCAGCAGTGTTTATTATCCTCAACTATTCCCGGAAAATTTATATAATACCTTCCAGTTTATTTTTCTTGATCATAGAGGATTTGTGAAGCCGCCCCGTATGCTGCAACCCGAAGATTATAGATTGGACAAAGTATTAGATGATATAGAGACAGCAAGACAGGCGCTTAACTTAACCCATTTTATCCTGCTAGGGCACTCAGGACATGCGTTCATGGCCTTGGAATATGCCAAGAAGTATCCCTCCCATGTCCATAAAGTGGTCTTATTAAATTCGGCACCAACAAACAGCAAGGAAAGACAACATCAAAGTTTTGACTTTTTTAATGAAACGGCAAGTCCTGAGAGAAAAAGGCAGTTTGAGATGGACATTTCTCTGTTAGAAAGTGACATTCAGAACGATCCTGAACGGCGATTCGTGCACATGTGTATCCGGATGGGAGCCCAGAGCTTTTATGACTATAAATTTGACGCAGCCTATCTGTGGAAGGATGTATACACGAATATGCCAATTATCGATCATCTGTGGGGGGAAGCCTTCGGAGAATTGGATCTAATCCAATCACTCGCCAGCTTCAACAAACCCGTATTTGTCGGGTTAGGCAGGTATGATTATTCGGTAGGCCCTGTTTCACTTTGGAGTTCCGTAGATGCAACCTATGCGCACGTGAAAAAAGTTATTTTTGAGCATAGTGGTCATAATCCGATGTTTGAGGAACCCCAAACCTTTGAGAAAGAACTGCGCCAGTGGATTCTCGAGGACATTTAATGCTTTTCTGTGCATAACAAAAAGAACAGCCTGCTGGCTGTTCTCTTACGCTGCCCTAGAAGCAGGTGAACGAGCGGATCCGGTTCAAATCAATGCCAAAGTAACCCCAGAAAAACCCAAACCATCTGAACCCTGCAACAGAATTGCGCCCGACAAATACCGGGAAGAACCAGAATTGCTCGCCGTTGTTCAGCCAAATATAGGTGTTGCGGAACAGGCAGGGTCTGATACCGCCGGGGTCAACGGCATATGTGGTGACTGACATTTGCGGTACGAATTGCGGCGGCGGAGCCGTCGGCGCTTGAACGCCCCCCGGTGCACCTCCCGGAGTTCCGGGAAATCCGCCTGGCCCTCCCGGTCCTCCTGGTCCTCCGGGTCCACCTGGTCCGCCCGGAAATCCCGGAAATCCTCCGCCGGGTCCCGGTGTTGGAAAAAATCCCATATGTGATCGCTCCTTTCATTGAGTAGGCATAATCATCATATGTATTCGCGGAGTAGGCGCTTGGGCGGATTCCATGGAAATGTAAATTTTCTTGAGCTGCTAACTCCTCTTTTGAGAAGAAATAACTTATGTAGCTTCAACCAAGTGTGTATCCTTCCGCTTACGCCGAAAGAACGGTTTGCCCTTCGACCAGTTGATGAACGGCTGCTCTATGACATAATAAGAGATCGTCGCCGCCGCATACGAGATTGCAACAACGGATATACTGATGCCCAGCCATCGCCACACATCAGCGATCCCGAAATAGCGATAATCCTTAATACCGTACTTTTCGATTAGCGTAATGAACAAATAATGCCAGATATACAGGCCGAACGAAACTTTCGCAGTATATCGGAAAAAGCGGTTATCCAGTAGGCGCCCTAGGATCAAGCTGAACGGTGCTGACAATAGCACGACCCCGAACAAAATGGCATAAGCGGGAAAGTAGTATGGTTGATGCTGGAGGCTGAAGTCAAATTCGCCCTGATGGCGCATACGCCAGATTAGCAAGCCTGCAAGCACTAAGGCGGCTGCGCCGACTACGTCAAACAGCCCGTGCTTGCGAAGTCGCTCAATTGCAGAGCCGCGCTGCAGAATCGCGACTGTTACGCCCGCAGCAAGAATTCCGATGGTAAAGTGCCCGAAGAAACCGATAGGATTGTAATTTGGCATCCAGTATTTCGCACCGCCGAGCTGGCCATAATCCCACCCCCTCCCATTCCCGCCAGGCGTAAACCAACGGTGTACAAATGAGTTGGCGGCCAGCGTCACTCCAAAGGCGGCGACCCAGAACAATATCGCCTTTCCGAAGGAACGACGCTTGCTGAGCATAAACAACAAAGCCATAAATAAAGGCATAAGCATGTAACAGAATACCTCGAAGCTAATCGACCAGAATGGCCCATTCAGGTCAGACGGAAAAAAAGTGGTATAGTGGAAGCCCGACGTAAATGTAAAACCCGTTAAAATCCGCCGCCACAAGAACTCCGTAGGAATGTCCAGCCTCCATACAAGCAAAAGACAAACCAAAAACGAAACATAAAAGCCGGGCATAATTCTTGCAGCGCGGCGGACTGCATATTTTCGGATACTAGGATACACCTCATTATCCAAATACGCGTTCCAAAAGGGGAACGACAACAAAAATCCGCTTAACACGAAAAACAGGCTGACCCCGCTGTTCCCAAGCAGGACAACCGACTGCGCTTCTTGGAGCCAATGTTTTTGAGCGGGCATCGCCAGACGTTGTGACACATGATGCAGGATGACTGACAAGCAGGCGATGGCACGAACGCCATCCGCTCCTGTTAATTGGGTACTGCCTAACCTAAACTTCGACATCAGCTATACCTCTTTTCCGAATTTGACTTCCCCGACAGATGATCCGCCCGCATAGAAAACGAAATGGCCGTGGAACCGGACAGGATAACCGAAGCTAGAACACCCTATCTGCATGCCCGCTACTCCCCCCACTTACAATGGCTTTGTACATCAATTTCAGGTACTCCTATCTTTCCATAAATCATTGGAAAATCCTTCAAGGATTTTGCTATTCCGTAAAAGATATACCCCAGCGAAAAAAATCCTTTTCGTGGTGCATGCTAAATGATTTTGGATATTCCTAAGCCAACAAGAGTAAAATAACTCTGTCGAAGAAGGTATTACCATGATAGAGAAAAGATGGTTAGCTTTTCTCCTCGTTCTCTTTCTCGTGAAGTTATTTTTCGGATGAATCGTTATACGTTATAGTATGAGTTAGGGAAAACTTTCACAAGATTTCAACTTGAAATATAAGGGAGAGAAAAAGCCATGCGCAAAACTAAAATTGTCTGCACTATTGGTCCCTCCAGCGAAAGCCCTGAAATGCTACGGAAGCTGATCCGAGCTGGTATGAACGTCGCCCGCCTGAACTTCGCCCACGGAGAGCTGGATGAGCATGCGGAGCGCATTCGCCGCATCCGGGAGGCAGCCAAGGAGCTGAACCAATATGTTGCCGTCCTGCTCGACATCAAAGGGCCGGAAATCCGCATCGGCAAAATGGCCTCGGACTACGTGGACCTGGTACCGGGTGAAGATGTGGTTCTGACTACAGAGGAAGTGCTCGGCACCAAGGACCGCATTCAAGTCACCTACAAGCAGCTGCCCCAAGATGTGAAGCCCGGCAGCATTATCCTGATCGATGACGGTCTGGTTCGTTTGGAGGTCGTAAAGGCCGAAGGTACTGAGATCACCTGCCTCATCACGAACGGCGGCAAGCTGAAGCAGCGTAAGGGCGTCAACGTTCCCGGCATCAAAACCAGCCTTCCAGGCGTAACTGAGAAGGACATCCGGCACATCAAATTCGGTATTGAGCAGAATATCGACATCATCGCCCAATCCTTCGTCCGCAAAGCTGAAGACATTCTCGAGATTAAACAGATCCTGAGTAAGCACAACGCCGGCCATATCCAAGTGATCGCCAAGATCGAAAATGACGAGGGCGTGGAGAATCTGGATGCCATCCTGACCGTAGCTGACGGCCTGATGGTAGCCCGAGGTGACCTGGGTGTTGACCTGCCGGTGGAGGACGTCCCGCTGGTTCAGAAAGATATGATCAAGAAGTCCAACCTGGCCGGTAAACCGGTCATTACCGCAACCCATATGCTGGAGTCCATGCAGATGAATCCGCGTCCGACCCGCGCGGAAGCGGGTGATGTCGCCAACGCCATCTTCGACGGCACGGATTCCGTCATGCTGTCCGGCGAATCCGCCGCAGGCAAGTACCCGCTGGAGTCCGTTGAGACCATGGCACGCATTGCCGTCCGCGCCGAGTCCGTACTGGGAGACTACGGCCGCTGCAGCTGCAATGGTGACGCGGCTGCCACCGACGTAACCGGTGCTATCGGCGAAGCCGTTGCCCGCACCGCCCACATGCTCTCC encodes:
- a CDS encoding stalk domain-containing protein, whose amino-acid sequence is MNTLLNSRLSKLVIAVSLIMSGLFLGKGTPLVHADSPVTSTAIYKAYLDVDIVAGAQKNGLSRTVAEFLASPNHPLDEKAAVMNALYADISWSDKEHAEEYAQLVYGKSTAALDKSKLSAPEIFVIGYLKVLDHYLDPDITWITAAQKALPDSLTVALIQALAESQQNMDCSWVITEQVLNDTKLTKDMRQEAIDIITDYMVLYKGSSCQSIGQPAVNDLVDDILQDAVVLEIGHSVVLVKGNKSAIDPANSSVVPYLREGTTMVPLKFIAAKFGASISVNAKKLEATVQYHNQKTFIPKVEIRNGRTFVPLRAVMNIFQKQIYYYQGLIIITGNISLDPLDQQNKRAAEQIRTVLLYMD
- a CDS encoding alpha/beta hydrolase translates to MNTTHTIKSDGFELNYCVKGIGKPVLVIGSSVYYPQLFPENLYNTFQFIFLDHRGFVKPPRMLQPEDYRLDKVLDDIETARQALNLTHFILLGHSGHAFMALEYAKKYPSHVHKVVLLNSAPTNSKERQHQSFDFFNETASPERKRQFEMDISLLESDIQNDPERRFVHMCIRMGAQSFYDYKFDAAYLWKDVYTNMPIIDHLWGEAFGELDLIQSLASFNKPVFVGLGRYDYSVGPVSLWSSVDATYAHVKKVIFEHSGHNPMFEEPQTFEKELRQWILEDI
- the pyk gene encoding pyruvate kinase produces the protein MRKTKIVCTIGPSSESPEMLRKLIRAGMNVARLNFAHGELDEHAERIRRIREAAKELNQYVAVLLDIKGPEIRIGKMASDYVDLVPGEDVVLTTEEVLGTKDRIQVTYKQLPQDVKPGSIILIDDGLVRLEVVKAEGTEITCLITNGGKLKQRKGVNVPGIKTSLPGVTEKDIRHIKFGIEQNIDIIAQSFVRKAEDILEIKQILSKHNAGHIQVIAKIENDEGVENLDAILTVADGLMVARGDLGVDLPVEDVPLVQKDMIKKSNLAGKPVITATHMLESMQMNPRPTRAEAGDVANAIFDGTDSVMLSGESAAGKYPLESVETMARIAVRAESVLGDYGRCSCNGDAAATDVTGAIGEAVARTAHMLSAKAILAMTESGFTARSIAKHKPAAPVIAVSTKESVLYALSLTWGVTPLLRSESASSTDAAVAAAVELAKLASYLQDGDLVVITAGVPAGRTGTTNLLRVHKVGEAL
- a CDS encoding collagen-like protein, with protein sequence MGFFPTPGPGGGFPGFPGGPGGPGGPGGPGGPGGFPGTPGGAPGGVQAPTAPPPQFVPQMSVTTYAVDPGGIRPCLFRNTYIWLNNGEQFWFFPVFVGRNSVAGFRWFGFFWGYFGIDLNRIRSFTCF
- a CDS encoding NUDIX hydrolase, with the translated sequence MSEEILTTFDDHGNVTGAASRDEVHRLGLWHETFHCWFVGQGPEGLSVYLQLRSEQKRDYAGLLDITAAGHLLAHEVPEDGIREVQEELGILVTYLELIPLGIIPYTMDKEGFLDRERAHVFLHKNTLPLEAFSLQQEEVAGIVIASFADFCKLWGGEAASIRIRGYRMDGHTRNPIDELADISRFVPHEASYYLQIIAGISATFA
- a CDS encoding acyltransferase family protein, whose translation is MSKFRLGSTQLTGADGVRAIACLSVILHHVSQRLAMPAQKHWLQEAQSVVLLGNSGVSLFFVLSGFLLSFPFWNAYLDNEVYPSIRKYAVRRAARIMPGFYVSFLVCLLLVWRLDIPTEFLWRRILTGFTFTSGFHYTTFFPSDLNGPFWSISFEVFCYMLMPLFMALLFMLSKRRSFGKAILFWVAAFGVTLAANSFVHRWFTPGGNGRGWDYGQLGGAKYWMPNYNPIGFFGHFTIGILAAGVTVAILQRGSAIERLRKHGLFDVVGAAALVLAGLLIWRMRHQGEFDFSLQHQPYYFPAYAILFGVVLLSAPFSLILGRLLDNRFFRYTAKVSFGLYIWHYLFITLIEKYGIKDYRYFGIADVWRWLGISISVVAISYAAATISYYVIEQPFINWSKGKPFFRRKRKDTHLVEAT